AATGGGTGAAGAGTGACTGCCGATTGGCTATAGCCGAGCCCTTGTTGTGCTTTCCATTCGTATCCATTAGCTGCTTGGGCTTGAGTATATTCGCTTGCCTGGATAGCTATGACGTCTGATTCGATTGGCTGAGTTGTCTCTGAAGGTAGAGTATCTGTCAGATGAAAATCCGGCATGGAAAAAACTGGAAGATTCCTGGGACTCATTGACATCATGTGTTGCCATTTACCCTCACTGATTTCATGGTTGTATTCTTGGGTAAGTTGGACGATTTCATCATAGGCTTGTTGTGCCATTTGGCTCAAGTCTGACCTTTGCGAGGAGTCAGCACTGAGCATAGCCTGTTTCGCTCTTAAAAATTTAAAGTTCATCAGCGCGGCTCCCTTAACAGGGTATTCTACCAATTGGAAGTAGGCATCTCTTCTTTCTTCAGGGATGAATTTCTTTAAGTCTTCTGCCGTTTCATAGAGCTTGGTATAGGCATCAATTCTTCGCTGCAGTTCATTGTTGTTGGCTTGAGTGAAAGTAGCTGGATGTGTCTCTGTGGTAGGCTCTGTCTGACTCCAGCCCATGTACTCCGGCTTGCGGATAAAGGCCAGATGGTAGTACTCCTCCAGAAGATTAGCAATCTCTTGGGCTTTTGCCGGGCCAAACTCTCTCTCGCAATATTGCTGGAGATGTTGGTCCGGGGAGCCATAAGGTTGAGAAATGTCCCAGGCCAGGTCCATAAAAAGCTCCATATTGTACTCGGCTGGTTTGATGTCTCCCACATTGGCGATCCATATCTTTTGAGCGCCATTTTGATAGGCTCTTGTCATTTCGTAAGCGATCAGACCCGGTTGGGTGGTCGATAGCCACAGGTAGTCGTGAGGTCGCCCCCAATAGCTAAGGTGGTAATAGACACCGCTGCCTCCAGCACGTTTTTGCTCTTGTTCATCGCTATGTCTTCTGATGTATCCATAGTTGTCGTCGGTCCACATCAGACTGATGTCATCTGGTAGGTCCATGCCCTGGTTGTAGATATCCAGGACTTCTTTGTAAGGGATAAAGACCTGAGGGATTTTGTTCAACTCTACATCCAATTCATTGGATAGCATTTGTCGTTGGTCGCTGATGATGGTCTCGAGCAATTCTCTTTTCTCTTCAGGACTGGCATGTCCTTCCATGCCCGAATCATGGATGCCACGCATGCCCACCGTATAGATGTAATCTCCAGATTGGCTCTCAGCTACTCGCTCTTGCCAATAGGCTTGTACTTTCTCTCGATTAGTGAAATAATTGTATTCGCCATACTCTTCCTTCCATTCGTCTACATTGTTTCTAAGCATGGGCTCTGCATGTGAGGTACCGATGTGGATGTGGTATTTTTCTGCCATTTCCTGATTACCGGGGATGCTAAAAAAGGCCTTCGTACTGGGGTGCATGGCAGGCCAAAGGGTGTTGGCTTTGAGTCGGAGCAAAAGTTGAAAGATTTTTTCATAGGTTTTGGGGCCAATATCTCCAGTTTCTGGTTCCAGAGTTTTTGCAGCCCAGGGTTGGAGCCCCCAGTCCTCGTCGTTGAGGAAGATGCCTCGAAACTGCACAGAGGGACTTTGTTCTATCTTGCTGTTGGGTAAGTGGAGGGTGAGTTGTTCCTTCTTTATGGTTTTTACATCTGCCCACCATTTCCAGGGAGAAATACCTAGACGTTCTGACACTTCAAACAAACCATAAACGGTACCTCGAACATCACTGCCTGTGATCAAAAGTTGCTTGCCTTGCTTTAGAATGATAAATTTTTCCCATTGCTGGCTAAGGTCATTAAGGATGTCTTTTGAGTTGGTTTGAATAAGGGGATCCCCAAGACTACCGATTACAATACCTGGTGTATCAGGACCTGGCAGATCATCGGTGATAATGTTGACCTTTTCTCCTGTGATGCTTTCTATATCACTGGCAAAATCTTTTACTGCCCAATGGATCAAGGGGTCGCTTTTCGCATCTACATAGATAGCAAAAGTTGCTGGATCGATGATGAAATCATCCTTATGTGTCTGGCTGCAACTGACTAAGACTAGGAGTAATATAGGAATGTATCTCATGAGACAAGTTTTAATGAAAGAGCCAGTTAGAATAATCTACTGGCTCTTAAAATTAGTTTAAAATGATAACCGTCTTTTCTCCAATTGCTTTCCTTCACTGTCATGCTGGATCGAAATCCCTGAGATGAAGTTGTCCACAGTTCGGGCTTGTATTTGATATATGGATAATACACCTATTGCGAATAAAAGTCCGGCTGTTTTCACCATGCCTTTGTTCATAATCAACTGTTATTTAAATGGTAATAAAGCTATAGTACATTGACGAAAGGTTGGATAAAGGCCCATCTGGATTTTCAATTAATTGGGTTGATATGAAAATCCAGGTGGGGTACATATCAGATTGCAACCTGATATGTGATATTAAGATGGAAGTGATCTAAAGGCTCAACTTATACACTTCACTTCCAGCTAGTAGAAAGCAGCCCAATCCGTAATCTTCAAAATCAGGAACTTTGTCATAGCTGAGTGGCTGTCCTGTAGAGGGTTCTTTGCCCGTGCTTTGTACGTAACCCAAGAAGCCATCGGGATGTACAGCTTTGTCTAGCATGGCATTCCAGGCCTTGGTCACCACTGGATGGTAAGTGGCTGAGTCCAGAATGTTCTGATTCAGACCCCAGGCCATCCCGTAGACGAATAAAGAAGTACCGGTCGTTTCTGGTCCTCCATAGTTGTTTGGGTCGTGGAGGCTGGCATTCCAAAACCCATCTTCTCTTTGAACTTTAACTGCTGCCTCCAGCATAGCTTTGAGATCTGCCAGGTATTCGTCTCGGTGCGGTTCATCTGCGGGGATATCCTCAAGTACGCGCACCAGTGCAGCGACCACCCAGCCATTACCTCTTGACCAGTAGCAATCTTCACCATTTGGTTCGGTGTAGGGAGGATCATAGTCTGCATCTCGCCACCATAAGCCATCTTCAGGGTTATAAAGGCCGTTTTCTCCCTCTATGTTTTTTGAATAATCGTACATCGCATACATACGTTCGAAGTAGCTACTGTCTTTTAGTATTCTGCCTAGTCGAGAGTAAACAGGCATGGCCATCTGGATGGCATCTATCCAGTCCCAGTCATCAATTTTGTCAGTAACCATCATGCTGTCGATAGAGGCTTTTACACTATCTATTCGTTGGGGTTGTGGGTCGATTTCATACAAGTCAAGATAAGTTTGTCCCGCGCATTGATTGTCGGCATTGCGAGTAGTGATGCCATATCTAAAGCTCCAGTCATGAGCCTCGGACCAAGAAACAGCATAATCATAATATTTGTCTTTTGGATCAACACTGTAAAGTGCCATCAGTCCCTCATAATACACCCCTCGCGTCCAGATATGGCTCGGCCATGTTTTGCGACCGACGATGGGAGCTCCTGTGTCGGGCCACTTGTCCATGAAGTACTGATTGGTCAGCTGCATGATTTCCAGTGTTTTGTCTGCAGTTGGAAGCGTGTTGGATGGAGATTGACATCCCTTTAGAGTCAGAATGGCCACTATGGCCAATGTTATGTATGATATGGGTGTTTTCATTATTGATTTTTTATTACCCTTCAAAAGAAAGAGTTTCATATAAATTACCCATCCTGCCGTTACCTGTTGAAAGAGCAAATCTGGATAAAAAGTAGAATAGAAGAGCGACTTTATGTTGGTTGATCGCTAAGATAATTGAAGAGGTCGAAGGTGTTAATAAAGAGTTGTAATTGCTAATATAAGTAGGGTAAGTAGTTCAGCGATTACACCCTCAGGGCTGTAAGATATTTTACCACCAGTTCAGTTGTATTGTTACAACCCAATTTTTGCAACATGTTCTTACGGTGGGTTCGAACCGTGTTGAATGAGATATTAAGGATTTCAGCAATCTTTTCTGAACTGTGTCCTCTGGTGAGTAGTTCAGCGATTTCTATTTCTCTGGAGGTGAGGTCAAGATCGTTTATGGCTTTTGCTGATTGCGAGGAGGCCTTTTCATTGGAATGTACGATAGCAAGGTTGAGTGTAACGAGTAATTGATCAATGTTGTAGGGCTTGGTGACATAGGCATATGGACGTGTCTTTTCTGCGCGTTTCAGTGTAGAGATATCGCTGTAAGCTGTGAGGTAGACGACTGCAGCCTGATTTTTTACCACTTCAGTCACAAAGTCAATACCGTCGATATCACTACCTAGATTGATATCGCAAATAACTATGTCAAAGTCATGGTCAGACCAAAGAGATTTCCCTCTTTCGGGACTAGTTGCGATATGACTTTCGTATTGATGTTTCTGCAGGTGCAATCGAATATTGTTGGCTGCCAGCACTTCATCTTCTAATATTAGAACCTTCTTATCCATTATTCACCACTTTGCTTTCTTTCGTTTGGTTCAGGTAGGTTACTCGTCCATAGATACAGTCTTAAGGTGAAGGCCATTTTGCCCTAACATCTTAAATTCAAAAATAAATATAGCACCCTTTTCGGATCTAGTTTGCAGAGAGCCGTTTAATTCCTCTGTCAAAATATCCATAAGCTGAAACCCAATGCTAGAGTCTTTTCTCAAGTTCAGGTCTGGTAGTCCTTTTCCATTGTCCCGATACTGCATCTTTAGCAATTCTTCGTTTTGGTTCAGTTGGATGGAAATGATTTTGTCTTTTTGGTCTTTGTCAAAAGCGTGTTTGATTGAATTGGTGATGAGTTCATTGAGAACCAATCCCAGATAGGTGAGTTTGTCAGAAGGACAAAAGATAGGGGCTAAGTCTAATTGCAAATCTATTTTTAGGCCAGAAAAATCTATCAGATCATTCGATAGTTCCGTAAAGAATTGATCGATTCTAATGTCCTCCATTTCACTCTGGGTAAGCAAGTCGTGCACTTTGGAAACAGTAAAAATTCTTGATTGAAGTTGTTTGAGCTTGTCACTATGGGGCTGATCAGAGATCGAAATGTTTTGAAAATCGATAAGACTGGTGATCAATTGAAGATTGTTTTTTACCCTATGGTTGAGCTCGCGCATCAAAAAGCTGATGTTTTCTTTCTGCTTTCTAGTCAGCGTAAGGGATTCGTTGAGTGCTCGATTACTCTTAGTGAGTTCTTTGGTCCGCTCATCGACCATTCTTTTCAGCTTTAGGGTATTCTTTTTTTGTTGGTGGTCGCGAATTACAAAGGCCAGCAACAAGACAAAAACAACTGTCCCAATTAATAAGCCTTTGAACCACATAGTTGCATACCAGGGAGACCTTATGGTTATAGTCAGTTTTGTAGAAGGACCCCAAATCATTTCGTTGTTACTGCCTTTGACTATAAATTGGTAGGTGCCCGGATCCAAGTTGGTATAGGTGGTGGAATTTTCTTTGGTAACAGGTCTCCAGCTCTGATCAAAACCTTTGAGCATAAATTGGTAATGGTTTTTTTCTGGCCATAGGTAGCTCAGTGTTACAAAATTGAAGGTGATTACATTTTGATCATGAGAGAAACTTAATTGATCAAGGTATTTTACGTTTTTATCAATGGGTTTACCGAAAAGCTCGACACTTTCAATCACCGTTTGACCCACTATCTGGTTGGTATAGATGCTGTCTGGATGAAAGATGTTGAAGCCGTTCATTCCTCCAAAATACAGGTATCCTGCCTCGTCTTTGTAAGAAGCTTTGCCGTTGAATTCATTGTTTTGAAGGCCATCTTGGTCGGTATAGTTTTTGAAACTTTCCGTATCAGGATTGAACTCCGAGATACCATAGTTGGTGCTCACCCAAATATGGCCTCTGCTGTCCGACTCCAAGCCATAGATGAAATCATTGGGGAGGCCTTCCTGCTCCAAATAAAAGGTGGTTTTGCCGTTGCTGATTTTGTTCAATCCCTTGGCTGTTCCTACCCAGATGTTGCCCTCGGGGTCTTCATCTATCGCAAAGACTCGTTCATTTGATAAGGAATCGTAGTAAGTTTCTTTCCCGTTTTGGATTTGATATAGACCATTGTCACTGGCCAGCCAGATGGAACCTTTGGAATCAATGAAGCTGTTACGGGATCTGATCAAGTTGCTTCCTTTGATGCTCTTTTTCTTCACTTTGTGGTCTAGGATGTTGAATGAGTAAATGCCGTCGGACCAGGTGTGTATCCATAGAGAATCTTCGGAAACAGGAGTGATTTGTATCACCTCTTTGTCTTCGATAGGCAGAGAGATACTCTCGAAACTATCATTTTTGCGGTTGTATTTCATCAATCCATCTCCAAATCCACCAGCCCATAGTCCTCCTTGTAAATCTTTGGCCAGAGTGTAATCAAGATTTTGGGTCAGGTAAAGCTTGTATGTATCGCTACTGAATAGGTAATTTACTATTCCAAATTCAGTGGCCATCCATAAGGTGTCTCCCTCTCTTAGGAAATTGAACATGCTGATGAAATCCTTTTTTGGCGCATTTTTAACCTGAATGCGATAGGGTGAAAACTTTTTTTGATTTGGATGATGATAAAAAACTCCTCTACCATCTGTGCCTATCCATTTGCCTCCCTGGGTATCGTTTTTTATGCTTAGGACTGTGGTCTGTAGTGATTTACCAATGTTGTTGGCGAAGATGACTTCCTGCCAATTATGGTTATTATCCAATAGGTGGTTTTCGTTTTCTCCACCCACAAAGACATGCTTATTGTCCCAATGAAAGAGTGAGCGGACTTGATTGCCCTGACCTGGCATGGGGATAGCTTTTAAGGTGCTTGAATTTTTGTCCCAGCTGAAAAGGCCATTTTCAGTTCCTACGAGTAGGGTGAAATGGTCTAATGGAAGCAGAGCCTTGACATCCTTTACTCCTAAATCAAATGGTACGATTGATTTTTGAGAAAGGTCTAGGAGATAGCTATTGCCAAAGTTGGTGCTAAACAAAAATTGATCGGTCTGATATGGACTTAAAGCCAATACAAACTCATTTTCTTTGGCCTCCGAGATGTTGAGTATATTTTGGGAAAGGTCTCTTTTGTCGATAAGAATACAGTGGTCGATTGTACCCGCCAACATGTACTGGTCATTAAGTGCAGTGATTTTGTAGGCGAATTTGGTTTGTGGGTATCGATTTAAATTAAGAGAGTCTTCGAAATTGATGTATCGATTTTGAGAAATAAGGTATGCAATAATCGACCGTGTGTTGGTTGCCATCCAAAGTGTATCGTTAGAGTAATAGAGATCTCTAATGTGGTCGTCTAACAGGCCATGGGATTTGCCATTCGCCTTGAAAACCTCCATCGATATGCCATTGAATCGGTTGAGGCCATTTTGTGTAGCAATCCAGAGGTAGCCCAAACTGTCAAAGTCTAAGGAAAGTGCGTTGAGCTGAGAGAGTCCATGGTCTTGGGCTATGTTTCTGACCTGAATGGTGTCATGAGTGACATGCTGAGCCTGTAAACAAGGAAGGCCAGTTAATAGCGTGACGATAAGTAAGAGTTGCAACTTTCTCATAGAGTGCATGCAAACTATGATACTTTTTGGACAATTGAAAGTTGATAAAAAACACTCAACTTGTAATTTGAAGTGCTGCCCTATTGCTTTATGTCTCAACCCTAGCTTTTTTCACTAAAGTTAGGGTTGAGAATATCACTTATCTTAAAATTATGTTCGATTCATGGTTTAGGGTTGAACCTGTAGTTTCGCCTTACCAGTCTTCAGTCCCGTGGCTGTAGCTTTGATGCGGATGGTACCTGGGTCGCGATCCCCTCTTATAATCAGCAATGCCTTTCCCTGGAATACCTTCCTCTCGTTGGACTGAAAAAGTTCTTCACTTATTACGTCAGCATTGCCTACTCCAGCGTTAGTGCCTGCACCACTTACCTCAAATTGAATGTTATGACTAGCATCAGGGACAAGTCTGCCTTCTCGGTCGGTGACTTTGACAGTGATGTAGGACAGGTCCAGTCCATCTGCTGTCAAATTAGTTCTATCAGGCTCCAACACGATTTGATAAGCTTCACCTACTGTTTCGAGCTGGTGTTCTGCCACTACCTTGCCATCTATTCGGGCGATGGCTTTGATCTCTCCAGCTTGGTATGGTACGATCCATTCGAGCTGTTTGTGCATAGCCGGTCCGGTGTTGATGGGATTGTCTGGGTCGTACTCTTCTGCTGAGTAGGACTGAATGTCTTTGGTGTAATATTGTTCAGGAATCTGTTTTGTTCCTACTGATTTCCCGTTGATGAAAAGTTCTACTTCCTGTGCGTTGCTGAAAGTCATCAGTCGGACAGAGTCTTTTCCTTGCCAATTCCAGTGAGAAAACATCGGCTGGAACCTTAAGTTAACTTCATTCCAATATTTAGTGGTTTCGTCGCTGGGATCATAAGAAGTGATGTGAACCATTGGCTCATCGCTGTGGAGACTTTGGATGTAGTAGCTGAAGGGCTTCCAGTGGTCATTCCAGTCTATGATGCCATTGGGCCATCCTTTGGCTGGCCATCCGAAGGACTCGCCGATGTAGTCGGTACCACCCCAGTAAAACATGCCCACGCCATAGTCGTGGTTGAAGTTGAACCATTCGTTGCCCAGATTGCCGACTTGTGCCTCGCTGAGAATGAAGGTCAGCTGAGGATAATTAGCGCGATCGATAGGCCAGAACTCCTCGCGATAGTTGGTGCTGACGATGTCCATGTAAAACTCCATTTCAGGTGGTCCTTCGCGGTAGTAATTTTCGGTTCTATAAGCACCACTCCTTCTGGAGGGGTGCAGGCCACAAGTGACCTTGCGCATAGGCTCTAACTTATGTGCAAAATCCGCCATGGCCTTCATTTGGTCGATCCCAAAATTGTATTTCGGATCTCGTTGTTTCTTGGGTTCGTTACCCACACTCCAGATAAAGATGGAAGGATGGTTTCTGTCTCGGCGGATAAAAGACTCCAGGCTCGATCGCCAGTGGTCTTCGAAGGCATTGCCTTCACCGTAAAATTGATCACTCCATTTGTCAAAGGCTTCATCAAAGACTAGGATTCCATTCTTGTCGCACCAGTCCAGGATGAATTCGTCGTGAGGATTGTGCGCTAGGCGGATGGCATTGCAGCCGAGTTTTTTTAATCCTTCCAGTCTTCGCTCGAACCCACGGTCAAAGGCAGCCGCACCCAGAGGTCCTAGATCGTGATGGATGTTTACTCCTTTCACCAGTACCTTTTCGCCATTGACGAGCAGCCCCCTGTCAGGATGAAAATCGATGCTTCTTACCCCGAAAGTCGTTTCGAATTGGTCGGTTACTTTTCCGTCTACAGAAACTGTGCTTAGTGCTTTGTACAGGTTGGGCGTTTGTGTCGACCAGAGCTGTGGAGATGAAATTTTTAGTTTTTGATTGTAAAAGTAAAGTTCGCCTGCTGCAAGAGGCACGATGCTATGGGTGGTCGCTATCTTTTCTCCTTTTGGATCAAAAATTTCCGTCAGCAGGGTGGTTTCTCTGGCTTCTGAAGCATCGTTCAATACTTCAGTCTGGATTTGGATACTAGCCTGCGTGTCACTAATCGCTGGAGTGGTGATGTAGGTGCCTTTGTCTACGATGTAGGTGGCGCTTCGCTTTCTGAGCCAAACATCGCGATAAATACCTTCGCCATTGTACCAGCGGGAGCTATTCATGTCAGTGTTGTCATATTGTACTGCGATCAGGTTTTTGCCTTCCTGGATTTGATCGGTGATATCGATTTCGAAGCGCTCATAGCCGTTGAGTTGGTGAGCGACCTCTTTCTCGTTGAAGTAGACCTTAGCATCTCGATAGATTCCTTCGAAATAGAGGAAGAAGCGTTCATCTGCTTGAGGTAGACTTAGTTTGAGTTCTTTTCTGTACCATCCTTTCTGACGGGGACGGAAACCATTTTTTTTATCACTATTGAGGCTGTCTTGGAAGAAAGCGCCATAGATCGAGGCGTCATGGGGAAGCTGAACGGTTTGCCATTGGCTATCGTCATAGGAGAATAAGAAGGCTTTTGTGTCCTCTGCATGACTGAATTTCCAATCAAAATTGATGCGTTGATTGCTACGTGGCTGTGCCAATAGCAGATGAGACAGAAGAGTGAATAGTAATACTAGTCGAGTTTGCATGTTTTAGAAATCTATTACCTAATAAGGTCGAATTATTTGTGAGATCAAATTAGAATTTTTTTTGCAGAGGAATTGTCCTGCTCCATCCTGTTATTTGGGTCAAAGGGACTCAATTGGATGACATTTTTGGGATCTGATCAAAGGTCTGTATTTAGGAGTTCTTATGGCTTGAGAACTACACTTAGTTTATCAAACGGCCAAAGTCATAAATTTCCTCTTTCTCCACTTCACCTTTTTTATCATAGTAAAGCCATGTCCCGTCTTTTTGGTTTCGCTGATAGTTTCCTTTTATTTCTGGCTCGCCAGATTTGTAATACTTGATGTATTCTCCGTCCAATCGGTCAAATTTGTAGTTTTTTATTTCTAGTGTTTTCCCATTTGGATAAAAGGCAGTACTCGAGCCATGTTTTTTTCCTTTTAGGTAGTTTTCTATCAGCAGTTTCTTCCCCTTTTCACTGTAAACCATTCTTTTGCCTTCCAATTTGCCCGCCTTGTAAGGCTCTTCGATGTGCAGGTCGCCTTTACTATTGAAGTATTTCCATGTTCCGGTTTTGAATCCATCTTCATATCGAATGCTAGCGGTCAATTCACCCTTGTCGTTGAACTGTTCCTCCTGCCAATCTTTTTCATTGTTGGAGTAGTTGCTTTTAGATTTGACCTTGCCATTGGGGTAGTAGCTCAGGTTTTGCCCAGTCCTTTTCCCTTTCAGCAAATGAAGCTTTTGCTTGATCGTTCCATCAGGATAGTAAGAAACGATGTCTCCATTTAGCTGCCCATTGATGTATTGGCCGGAAGTTTCAAGCTGCCCATTTTCGTAGTATTTTTCATAAACTCCTTCTTGTGAACCATTGATCTGATGGGCCTTGGTATTGAGTTGACCATTGGGGTAGTAGCTGAGTTGCTCACCGTCAATTACCCCGTTTTTGTAATTGATTTGGGACTTTAGAACACCTGTTTCGTAGTAGGTTTTATTAATGCCGTGCTGTTTGCCTTTTAGGTAGGTGATTTCTTCTTTGATGTTGCCGCTAGGCCAGTACTCTACGACTAGTCCATCGGGTTTTCCATCTTTGAATTGCGTCTCGTTTTTGACCTGACCGTCAGGGTAGTAAGAATGAAGAGTGCCGACTAAAGAATCATTTCTGAAAGTGCCTGACTGAATCAAATTACCGTCCATGTCAAATACCTGTGTTTCTCCCTGACGTAAGCCTTCTAAATAGGTCGTTTTACGTTGGACCTGACCATTTTCATAGTAGTTGATGAAGTCACCATTTCTTTTTCCTTCCGAATAATTCCCAGTGACGATTAATTTGCCAGAGTAGCTATACATTTCATAAGGACCGTCGATGAGGGTGGTGTCATTCTTGTCAATTGTAAAATAGATCTCCTTGATCGGGTGCCCTTCATCTGAACCCTGCTCATATCTGGTTGTTACTTTCTTTTGAGCGAAAGCTGTAATTGCAAGAAGAGATAAAATGATACTTAATACTTTGCTTTTCATTCCTGATATTATCAAGGGCTTTGCTTCCTGAGACAACAAAGCCCTCATTCAATTTTTAACTAACTCGACGTTTTAGCATTTTTCAATCACAATTGCAGAGGCACCCCCTCCACCATTGCAAATTCCTGCTACTCCGATTTTTCCTTTTTTCTGATCTAAAACGGAAGTAAGAGTCGTAATGATACGTGCCCCTGAGGCTCCAAGTGGATGCCCAAGCGCAACTGCACCTCCCAATGTGTTGACTTTTTCCTTGTCCAGAGATAGCTCCTTGATATTCGCCAGGGCCACTACGGAAAAAGCTTCGTTGATTTCATAATAATCAACATCTTCAGGCTTCAGACCCGCATTTGAGATGGCTTTTGGGATGGCCAAAGCAGGAGCAGTAGTGAACCAAAGTGGTTCGCGTGCCGCATCTGCAAAGCCGATGATTTTGGCTATTGGTTTCAGTCCTAGCTCTTCCATTTTTGTTTTGCTGACGACTATTAATGCTGAAGCTCCGTCATTGATGGTCGAGGCGTTGGCAGCAGTCACTGTTCCGTCGGGATTGAAAACAGGTCTGAGTGATGGGATTTTTTCGAATTTCACTTTTCTGAATTCCTCGTCTTCAGATACAACTACTGGATCTCCTTTTCTCTGCGGAACTTCTACAGGAATGATTTCATTTTTAAATGCGCCTTTTTCTGTTGAGTCTGCAGATTTTTTATAAGAGTTGATGGCGTATTCATCCTGCTCCTCACGACTTATATTCATTTCCTTGGCGGTGTTGTCAGCACAGCTGCCCATGGGGAATTTGTGATAAGGTTCCCAAAGGCCGTCGTGGAGTAGGCCATCGAGCATCTGTCCATGTCCATAGCCATAACCATATCTTGCTTTGGGTAGATAATAGGGGATGTTCGACATGCTTTCCATACCTCCAGCAACCACTAGGTTGTTTTGGCCGAGCATGATGGACTGCGCGGCTAGCATCACGGATTTCATTCCAGATGCACATACTTTGTTGATGGTCGTACAAGGCACGTTGTAGCCTATGCCTGCGCCGATTGCTGCCTGTCTGGCAGGTGCCTGACCTAGTCCAGCTGATACGACATTGCCCATGTAGACTTCATCCACCTCTTCCGCCTTTACATTGGCTTTTTCCAATGCGCCTTTGATAGCTGTGGTACCGAGCGAAGTTGCCGAAAGGGAGGAAAGACTCCCACCAAAACTACCGATAGGCGTTCTGACTGCCGATACGATGTAAACTTCTTCCATAATTCTTTGTGTTTTTGGGTCTATTCTCGATCCGAAGCTCGAGAGTTAATTGTTAATGGGTGATAGTTGTTAGGAGATTTGCAGTGATATGACGATGTTATGTTCACCACTATTTTATTTTTTATTGTCCATTAAACTATCCCCGG
This is a stretch of genomic DNA from Reichenbachiella ulvae. It encodes these proteins:
- a CDS encoding glycoside hydrolase family 2 TIM barrel-domain containing protein, which produces MQTRLVLLFTLLSHLLLAQPRSNQRINFDWKFSHAEDTKAFLFSYDDSQWQTVQLPHDASIYGAFFQDSLNSDKKNGFRPRQKGWYRKELKLSLPQADERFFLYFEGIYRDAKVYFNEKEVAHQLNGYERFEIDITDQIQEGKNLIAVQYDNTDMNSSRWYNGEGIYRDVWLRKRSATYIVDKGTYITTPAISDTQASIQIQTEVLNDASEARETTLLTEIFDPKGEKIATTHSIVPLAAGELYFYNQKLKISSPQLWSTQTPNLYKALSTVSVDGKVTDQFETTFGVRSIDFHPDRGLLVNGEKVLVKGVNIHHDLGPLGAAAFDRGFERRLEGLKKLGCNAIRLAHNPHDEFILDWCDKNGILVFDEAFDKWSDQFYGEGNAFEDHWRSSLESFIRRDRNHPSIFIWSVGNEPKKQRDPKYNFGIDQMKAMADFAHKLEPMRKVTCGLHPSRRSGAYRTENYYREGPPEMEFYMDIVSTNYREEFWPIDRANYPQLTFILSEAQVGNLGNEWFNFNHDYGVGMFYWGGTDYIGESFGWPAKGWPNGIIDWNDHWKPFSYYIQSLHSDEPMVHITSYDPSDETTKYWNEVNLRFQPMFSHWNWQGKDSVRLMTFSNAQEVELFINGKSVGTKQIPEQYYTKDIQSYSAEEYDPDNPINTGPAMHKQLEWIVPYQAGEIKAIARIDGKVVAEHQLETVGEAYQIVLEPDRTNLTADGLDLSYITVKVTDREGRLVPDASHNIQFEVSGAGTNAGVGNADVISEELFQSNERKVFQGKALLIIRGDRDPGTIRIKATATGLKTGKAKLQVQP
- a CDS encoding acetyl-CoA C-acyltransferase — its product is MEEVYIVSAVRTPIGSFGGSLSSLSATSLGTTAIKGALEKANVKAEEVDEVYMGNVVSAGLGQAPARQAAIGAGIGYNVPCTTINKVCASGMKSVMLAAQSIMLGQNNLVVAGGMESMSNIPYYLPKARYGYGYGHGQMLDGLLHDGLWEPYHKFPMGSCADNTAKEMNISREEQDEYAINSYKKSADSTEKGAFKNEIIPVEVPQRKGDPVVVSEDEEFRKVKFEKIPSLRPVFNPDGTVTAANASTINDGASALIVVSKTKMEELGLKPIAKIIGFADAAREPLWFTTAPALAIPKAISNAGLKPEDVDYYEINEAFSVVALANIKELSLDKEKVNTLGGAVALGHPLGASGARIITTLTSVLDQKKGKIGVAGICNGGGGASAIVIEKC
- a CDS encoding toxin-antitoxin system YwqK family antitoxin: MKSKVLSIILSLLAITAFAQKKVTTRYEQGSDEGHPIKEIYFTIDKNDTTLIDGPYEMYSYSGKLIVTGNYSEGKRNGDFINYYENGQVQRKTTYLEGLRQGETQVFDMDGNLIQSGTFRNDSLVGTLHSYYPDGQVKNETQFKDGKPDGLVVEYWPSGNIKEEITYLKGKQHGINKTYYETGVLKSQINYKNGVIDGEQLSYYPNGQLNTKAHQINGSQEGVYEKYYENGQLETSGQYINGQLNGDIVSYYPDGTIKQKLHLLKGKRTGQNLSYYPNGKVKSKSNYSNNEKDWQEEQFNDKGELTASIRYEDGFKTGTWKYFNSKGDLHIEEPYKAGKLEGKRMVYSEKGKKLLIENYLKGKKHGSSTAFYPNGKTLEIKNYKFDRLDGEYIKYYKSGEPEIKGNYQRNQKDGTWLYYDKKGEVEKEEIYDFGRLIN